Proteins co-encoded in one Streptomyces roseochromogenus subsp. oscitans DS 12.976 genomic window:
- a CDS encoding DUF5107 domain-containing protein, protein MVIVTRIRREVLTLPAAQLGQDNPLPPLRPLDEAHRTEDRDRDGMPADMARQLGQDPLRSLLPVRVRDGYDRAREPRALDALVMENDRLRATILPGLGGRVASLLHLPSGSELLYRNPVFQPANFALNGAWYSGGIEWNIGATGHTTLSCAPLHAARVPAPDGGEMLRLWEWERLRDLPFQVDLWLPDGSDFLYAGVRIRNPHERPVPTYWWSNIAVPEERRVLAPAEEAWHFGYQRRLRRVPVPSYDGVDRSHPLNSPYAADYFYDVPERRRRWIAALDADGHGLVQTSTDTLRGRKLFVWGHRPGGRRWQEWLTEPGTGGYCEIQAGLARTQLEHVRLDAESEVSWLEAYGPLDAPPEGEWTGAVRGAEERLESALPRAHVEQAYTTWKPYADTEPTEILAAGSGWGALEVLRADWKLPGTPFSEAMLGDAQAPWRELLRTGSLPEPRRVRPPGETLVAPHWRDMLETAPATPHTEYHLGVAQWHAGDRAQAVRSWERALPLAPSLWPLLRCLAVADQESGHHERAAERYADAFDDLCRERRDDGAAWTAAMAALGRETLQALLRVRRTADARTVWNRLLPAVRRRGRFRLLEAELLLAEGRPAGARAAFDAGLEVADLREGEEVLGRLWSRLTDEPLPARHDFRMRPDPA, encoded by the coding sequence ATGGTGATCGTGACGAGGATCCGACGTGAGGTACTGACGCTGCCCGCCGCGCAGTTGGGCCAGGACAACCCCCTGCCCCCGCTGCGTCCGCTCGACGAGGCCCACCGCACAGAGGACCGCGACCGGGACGGCATGCCCGCGGACATGGCCCGCCAGCTCGGCCAGGACCCGCTGCGCAGCCTGCTCCCGGTGCGCGTCCGCGACGGCTACGACAGAGCCCGCGAGCCCCGCGCCCTCGACGCCCTCGTGATGGAGAACGACCGGCTGCGCGCCACGATCCTGCCCGGCCTCGGCGGCCGCGTCGCCTCCCTGCTCCACCTGCCCAGCGGAAGCGAACTCCTCTACCGCAACCCGGTGTTCCAGCCCGCCAACTTCGCCCTCAACGGCGCCTGGTACTCCGGCGGCATCGAATGGAACATCGGCGCCACCGGCCACACCACCCTCTCCTGCGCACCCCTGCACGCCGCCCGCGTCCCCGCACCCGACGGCGGCGAGATGCTGCGCCTGTGGGAGTGGGAGCGGCTGCGCGACCTGCCCTTCCAGGTCGACCTGTGGCTGCCCGACGGCTCCGACTTCCTCTACGCCGGCGTCCGCATCCGCAACCCGCACGAACGCCCGGTGCCGACGTACTGGTGGTCCAACATCGCGGTGCCCGAGGAGCGCCGGGTCCTCGCCCCCGCCGAAGAGGCCTGGCACTTCGGCTACCAACGCCGGCTGCGCCGCGTACCCGTCCCGTCGTACGACGGCGTCGACCGGAGCCACCCCCTCAACAGCCCGTACGCCGCTGACTACTTCTACGACGTGCCGGAGCGCCGCCGCCGCTGGATCGCCGCGCTGGACGCCGACGGGCACGGGCTGGTGCAGACCTCCACCGACACCCTGCGCGGCCGCAAACTCTTCGTATGGGGCCACCGGCCCGGCGGCCGCCGCTGGCAGGAGTGGCTCACCGAACCCGGCACCGGCGGCTACTGCGAGATCCAGGCCGGCCTCGCCCGCACCCAGCTGGAACACGTCCGCCTGGACGCGGAGAGCGAGGTGTCCTGGCTGGAGGCGTACGGCCCGCTGGACGCACCGCCCGAGGGGGAGTGGACCGGGGCCGTCCGGGGCGCCGAGGAGCGCTTGGAGTCGGCCCTGCCCCGCGCCCACGTCGAGCAGGCGTACACGACCTGGAAACCGTACGCCGACACCGAACCCACCGAGATCCTGGCCGCCGGATCCGGCTGGGGCGCCCTCGAAGTGCTGCGGGCCGACTGGAAGCTGCCCGGCACCCCATTCTCCGAGGCCATGCTCGGCGACGCCCAGGCGCCCTGGCGCGAACTGCTGCGCACCGGGTCCCTGCCCGAACCGCGCCGGGTACGGCCACCCGGCGAGACCCTCGTCGCCCCACACTGGCGGGACATGCTGGAGACCGCGCCCGCCACTCCGCACACCGAGTACCACCTCGGTGTCGCCCAGTGGCACGCCGGCGACCGCGCCCAGGCCGTCCGCAGCTGGGAGCGCGCCCTCCCACTCGCCCCCTCCCTCTGGCCGCTGCTTCGCTGTCTGGCCGTCGCCGACCAGGAGTCCGGCCACCACGAGCGGGCCGCCGAACGGTACGCGGACGCCTTCGACGACCTGTGCCGCGAACGGCGCGACGACGGCGCGGCATGGACCGCCGCCATGGCCGCGCTCGGCCGGGAAACCCTGCAGGCGCTGCTCCGGGTCCGGCGGACGGCGGATGCCCGGACCGTCTGGAACCGGCTGCTGCCCGCCGTCCGCCGGCGCGGCCGGTTCCGGCTCCTGGAGGCAGAACTGCTGCTCGCCGAGGGACGCCCCGCCGGGGCGCGGGCCGCCTTCGACGCGGGGCTGGAGGTCGCCGACCTGCGGGAGGGCGAGGAGGTCCTCGGCCGGCTGTGGTCCCGGCTCACCGACGAGCCCCTGCCCGCCCGCCATGACTTCCGGATGCGGCCCGATCCGGCCTGA
- a CDS encoding GNAT family N-acetyltransferase has translation MPHTAPHYLAAGPRVAIRHFTLDDGPEFTARARESKDLHRPWLFPPDTDEAYATYTRRLIEDETKAGFLVCDKDSGDIAGFININNIVRGAFQCGALGYGAFAHAAGRGLMREGLDLVIGYAFGPLGLHRLEINVQPENAASVALARGAGFRLEGFSPAMLYIDGAWRDHERWALTTEMRARD, from the coding sequence ATGCCGCACACCGCGCCTCACTACCTCGCCGCGGGCCCCCGCGTGGCCATCCGTCACTTCACCCTCGACGACGGTCCCGAGTTCACCGCACGGGCCCGCGAGAGCAAGGACCTGCACCGGCCCTGGCTGTTCCCGCCGGACACGGACGAGGCCTACGCCACCTATACGCGTCGGCTGATCGAGGACGAGACCAAGGCGGGCTTCCTGGTGTGCGACAAGGACAGCGGGGACATCGCCGGGTTCATCAACATCAACAACATCGTGCGCGGCGCCTTCCAGTGCGGTGCCCTCGGGTACGGGGCCTTCGCCCACGCCGCCGGGCGCGGCCTGATGCGCGAGGGTCTCGACCTGGTCATCGGATACGCCTTCGGCCCGCTGGGGCTGCACCGGCTGGAGATCAACGTGCAGCCGGAGAACGCCGCCTCGGTAGCCCTGGCGCGGGGCGCCGGCTTCCGCCTGGAGGGCTTCTCCCCGGCCATGCTCTACATCGACGGCGCCTGGCGCGACCATGAACGCTGGGCCCTCACCACCGAGATGCGCGCCCGCGACTGA
- a CDS encoding CocE/NonD family hydrolase, protein MSRSHAALAALLGAALTAPLAFTAGPAHAGGQYTVTPLKFTVRAGGRGCAVDADLYRPAGVDRAHPAPAVLATNGFGGSKSDGTTDAIGKAFAERGYVSLVYSGLGFGHSGCLISLDDPRIDGETASRLVDFLGGKRSADDGTHADFVTLDAPGDPRVGMIGGSYGGAIQLATASVDHRVDALVPLVTWNDLVYSLDPNNVVGARDVPGAFKWQWTNGFYLSGESQPLTTPSLDPSRINSLACLHFVSDACATVRTLDSGSYPADRTARLLAYARSISPMTYLPRVQAPTLLVQGQADSLFNLNEATASYRTLKAQGTPTALIWQSWGHSGGITDPAAGELNLVQGNLETSYVGRRILAWFDRYLKNHNHTGTGPAFAYYRDWITDPAHTYATADRVPALSQTLYLSGDGKLVDNRAKVARGSRSYSNWLVPTSHSESSLAGTIGLPDPAPYDTPGTYLAWTGATLTRDLDVVGAPQITLKVVSPKAERTQNSGDAADKLVLFAKLYDVAPDGTQTLVHRLVAPVRVPDVTRSFTVTLPGIVHRYPAGHRLRLVVAASDDAYFGNRGIKPVTVVSAPGDTGVLRLPVTGG, encoded by the coding sequence GTGTCCCGATCCCATGCCGCCCTAGCCGCCCTCCTCGGCGCGGCGCTCACCGCACCCCTCGCGTTCACCGCCGGCCCGGCCCACGCGGGCGGCCAGTACACCGTCACCCCGCTGAAGTTCACCGTGCGGGCCGGCGGCCGCGGTTGCGCGGTCGACGCCGACCTGTACCGTCCCGCCGGAGTGGACCGCGCCCACCCCGCGCCCGCCGTGCTCGCCACCAACGGCTTCGGCGGCAGCAAGTCGGACGGCACCACCGACGCCATCGGCAAGGCCTTCGCCGAGCGCGGCTACGTCTCCCTCGTCTACTCCGGCCTCGGCTTCGGGCACAGCGGCTGCCTGATCTCCCTCGACGACCCCCGCATCGACGGTGAGACCGCCTCCCGACTGGTCGACTTCCTCGGCGGCAAGCGCTCCGCCGACGACGGCACCCACGCCGACTTCGTCACTCTCGACGCCCCCGGCGACCCGCGCGTCGGCATGATCGGCGGCTCCTACGGCGGCGCGATCCAGCTGGCCACCGCCTCCGTCGACCACCGCGTCGACGCCCTCGTCCCGCTCGTCACCTGGAACGACCTCGTCTACTCCCTCGACCCGAACAACGTCGTCGGCGCCCGCGACGTGCCCGGCGCCTTCAAATGGCAGTGGACCAACGGCTTTTATCTGAGCGGCGAGAGCCAGCCGCTGACCACCCCGAGCCTCGACCCGTCCCGGATCAACTCGCTGGCCTGTCTGCACTTCGTCTCCGACGCCTGTGCCACCGTGCGCACCCTCGACTCCGGCAGCTACCCGGCCGACCGCACCGCCCGGCTGCTCGCCTACGCCCGCAGCATCTCCCCGATGACCTATCTCCCCCGCGTCCAGGCGCCCACCCTGCTCGTCCAGGGCCAGGCCGACTCCCTGTTCAACCTCAATGAGGCGACGGCCAGTTACCGCACACTCAAGGCCCAGGGCACGCCGACCGCCCTCATCTGGCAGTCCTGGGGCCACAGCGGCGGCATCACCGACCCCGCCGCCGGTGAACTCAACCTGGTCCAGGGGAACCTGGAGACCAGTTACGTCGGCCGCCGCATCCTCGCCTGGTTCGACCGCTACCTGAAGAACCACAACCACACCGGCACCGGCCCCGCCTTCGCCTACTACCGCGACTGGATCACCGATCCCGCCCACACCTACGCCACCGCCGACCGCGTCCCCGCCCTCAGCCAGACCCTCTATCTCTCCGGGGACGGCAAACTGGTCGACAACCGCGCCAAAGTGGCTCGAGGCAGCCGCAGTTACTCCAACTGGCTCGTCCCGACGAGCCATTCGGAAAGCTCCCTGGCCGGCACCATCGGCCTGCCCGACCCGGCGCCGTACGACACCCCGGGAACCTACCTCGCCTGGACCGGCGCCACCCTCACCAGGGACCTCGATGTCGTCGGCGCCCCGCAGATCACCCTCAAGGTCGTCTCCCCGAAGGCCGAACGCACCCAGAACTCCGGCGACGCCGCCGACAAACTGGTGCTGTTCGCCAAGCTGTACGACGTCGCGCCCGACGGCACCCAGACCCTCGTCCACCGGCTGGTCGCGCCGGTCCGGGTACCCGATGTGACCAGGAGCTTCACCGTCACCCTGCCGGGCATCGTGCACCGGTACCCGGCCGGGCACCGGCTGCGTCTCGTGGTCGCGGCCAGCGACGACGCCTACTTCGGCAACCGGGGGATCAAGCCGGTGACCGTGGTCAGCGCGCCCGGGGACACCGGGGTGCTGCGGCTGCCGGTCACCGGCGGCTGA
- a CDS encoding S66 peptidase family protein translates to MKELTRPERLAPGARVAVVATSGPVPEERLQAGLDVLRGWDLDPVVAPHVLDAHGELGYLAGSDADRAADLQRAWCDPSVAAVLCARGGYGAQRMADLLDWDAMRAAGPKVFVGFSDVTVLHQAFATRLGLVSLYGPVVAGADFVKSARAQESLRATLFAPETVRTLASAGTALAPGRARGVTLGGYLNVLATDLGTPSGRPGARGGLLLLEDVGEVPYRVDRLLTQLLRSGWLDGVAGIGLGSWRDCGPYEELRPVLADRLGGLGVPVVEELGFGHCDDAMTVPFGTAAELDTDSGTLTLDKPALR, encoded by the coding sequence GTGAAGGAACTGACACGGCCGGAGCGGCTGGCCCCGGGCGCTCGGGTGGCCGTCGTCGCCACCAGCGGACCGGTGCCCGAGGAACGGCTCCAGGCGGGCCTCGATGTGCTGCGCGGCTGGGACCTCGACCCGGTGGTGGCTCCCCATGTGCTCGACGCGCACGGCGAGTTGGGATATCTCGCGGGCAGTGACGCCGATCGCGCGGCCGACCTGCAGCGGGCCTGGTGCGACCCGTCCGTGGCCGCGGTGCTGTGCGCCCGTGGCGGCTACGGCGCCCAGCGCATGGCCGACCTGCTCGACTGGGATGCGATGCGCGCGGCCGGACCCAAGGTGTTCGTCGGCTTCAGCGACGTCACCGTCCTGCACCAGGCGTTCGCCACCCGGCTCGGCCTGGTCAGCCTGTACGGACCTGTCGTCGCCGGGGCCGACTTCGTCAAGAGCGCCCGCGCGCAGGAGAGTCTGCGGGCGACTCTGTTCGCTCCGGAGACCGTGCGGACGCTCGCCTCGGCCGGAACCGCACTGGCGCCGGGGCGGGCCAGAGGGGTGACGCTCGGCGGCTATCTGAACGTGCTGGCCACCGACCTCGGCACCCCGTCCGGTCGGCCCGGCGCCCGGGGCGGGCTGCTGCTTCTGGAGGACGTCGGTGAAGTGCCGTACCGCGTCGACCGGTTGCTGACCCAGCTGCTGCGCTCCGGCTGGCTCGACGGGGTCGCCGGGATCGGGCTCGGATCCTGGCGCGACTGCGGCCCGTACGAGGAACTGCGCCCGGTCCTCGCCGACCGGCTGGGCGGACTCGGCGTGCCCGTCGTAGAGGAGCTGGGCTTCGGGCACTGCGATGACGCGATGACGGTCCCCTTCGGGACAGCCGCCGAACTGGACACCGATTCCGGCACATTGACACTGGACAAGCCGGCACTGCGCTGA
- a CDS encoding M20/M25/M40 family metallo-hydrolase, whose product MADQQADELALDEVVEFTSGLIRIDTTNRGGGDCRERPAAEYAAERLAGAGLEPLLLERAPGRTNVVARIAGTDPSADALLVHGHLDVVPAEAADWSVHPFSGEVRDGVVWGRGAVDMKNMDAMILAVVRGWARQGVRPRRDLVIAFTADEEACGEDGSGFLADHHPELFEGCTEGISECGAFTFHDGAGRQIYPIAAGERGTGWLKLTARGRAGHGSKVNKENAVTRLAAAVTRIGEHEWPLRLTPTVQAALAELAAIYGIEPDFRDVDRLLEKLGPAATLVEATIRNSANPTMLKAGYKLNVIPGEAVAYVDGRCLAGAEEEFAATLDQLTGPDVSWEFAHREVALQAPVDAPVFAKMRAAVAEFAPEGHVVPYCMSGGTDAKQFSRLGITGYGFAPLKLPEGLDYQALFHGVDERVTVEALHFGVRVLDRFLRTA is encoded by the coding sequence ATGGCTGACCAGCAGGCCGATGAGCTCGCCCTGGACGAGGTCGTGGAGTTCACCTCCGGCCTGATCCGGATCGACACCACCAACCGGGGCGGCGGGGACTGCCGGGAGCGGCCGGCGGCGGAGTACGCGGCCGAGCGGCTGGCCGGCGCGGGCCTGGAACCGCTGCTGCTGGAGCGCGCCCCGGGCCGTACCAACGTCGTCGCCCGGATCGCGGGCACCGACCCGTCCGCCGACGCGCTGCTGGTCCACGGTCACCTCGACGTGGTGCCCGCGGAAGCCGCCGACTGGAGCGTGCACCCGTTCTCCGGCGAGGTCCGCGACGGGGTGGTGTGGGGGCGGGGAGCCGTCGACATGAAGAACATGGACGCGATGATCCTCGCGGTCGTCCGCGGCTGGGCCAGGCAGGGCGTACGGCCCCGCCGCGACCTCGTCATCGCGTTCACCGCCGACGAGGAGGCCTGCGGCGAGGACGGCTCCGGATTCCTCGCCGACCACCACCCGGAGCTGTTCGAGGGCTGCACCGAGGGCATCAGCGAGTGCGGTGCCTTCACCTTTCACGACGGCGCCGGACGGCAGATCTACCCCATCGCGGCCGGAGAGCGGGGCACCGGCTGGCTGAAGCTCACCGCGCGCGGCCGCGCCGGTCACGGCTCCAAGGTGAACAAGGAGAACGCGGTGACCCGGCTCGCCGCCGCCGTCACCCGCATCGGTGAGCACGAGTGGCCGCTGCGGCTCACTCCGACCGTCCAGGCCGCGCTCGCCGAACTCGCTGCCATCTACGGCATCGAGCCGGACTTCCGGGACGTGGACCGGCTGCTGGAGAAGCTCGGCCCGGCGGCCACGCTGGTGGAGGCGACCATCCGCAACAGCGCCAACCCGACCATGCTGAAGGCCGGTTACAAGCTGAACGTGATTCCCGGCGAGGCGGTCGCCTACGTCGACGGCCGCTGTCTGGCGGGCGCCGAGGAGGAGTTCGCCGCCACCCTCGACCAGCTGACGGGCCCGGACGTGAGCTGGGAGTTCGCGCACCGCGAGGTGGCCCTGCAGGCGCCGGTGGACGCGCCCGTCTTCGCGAAGATGCGGGCCGCCGTAGCGGAGTTCGCACCCGAAGGACACGTCGTGCCGTACTGCATGTCGGGCGGCACGGACGCCAAGCAGTTCTCCCGGCTCGGCATCACCGGCTATGGTTTCGCCCCGCTGAAGCTGCCCGAAGGCCTCGACTACCAGGCGCTGTTCCACGGCGTGGACGAGCGCGTGACCGTCGAGGCGCTGCACTTCGGCGTCCGGGTGCTCGACCGCTTCCTGCGGACGGCTTAG
- a CDS encoding M55 family metallopeptidase — protein MKILISADMEGATGVTWPADVLPGTPQWERCRAMFTSDVNAAAQGFFDGGADQVLVNEAHWSMRNLLLERLDDRVEMLTGRHKTLSMVEGVQHGDVDGIAFVGYHAGAGMEGVLAHTYLANQITGVWLNDVRASEGLLNAHVVAEYGVPVVLVTGDDVACEDALGYAPEALKVAVKDHVSRYAAVCRTPNRTAGDIRAAAKEAARLAVRHPAVEAGPFTVAVEFDAEHLAMAATVVPGVARIGERKVAYTSATMYEGIRTFKAVTTIASAAVEEQYG, from the coding sequence ATGAAGATCCTCATCAGTGCCGACATGGAGGGGGCCACGGGTGTCACCTGGCCGGCCGACGTACTGCCGGGGACGCCGCAGTGGGAGCGGTGCCGGGCGATGTTCACCTCGGACGTGAACGCCGCCGCGCAGGGCTTCTTCGACGGCGGCGCCGACCAGGTGCTGGTCAACGAGGCCCACTGGTCCATGCGCAACCTGCTGCTGGAGCGGCTCGACGACCGGGTCGAGATGCTCACCGGGCGGCACAAGACGCTGTCCATGGTGGAGGGCGTGCAGCACGGCGACGTGGACGGCATCGCCTTCGTCGGCTACCACGCGGGCGCCGGTATGGAGGGCGTCCTCGCCCACACCTACCTCGCCAACCAGATCACCGGCGTGTGGCTGAACGACGTCCGTGCCAGCGAGGGCCTGCTCAACGCGCATGTCGTCGCCGAGTACGGCGTACCCGTCGTCCTCGTCACCGGCGACGACGTGGCCTGCGAGGACGCGCTCGGCTACGCCCCGGAGGCGCTGAAGGTGGCCGTCAAGGACCACGTGTCGCGGTACGCGGCGGTGTGCCGGACCCCGAACCGCACCGCGGGCGACATCCGCGCCGCTGCCAAGGAGGCCGCCCGGCTGGCAGTGCGTCACCCAGCCGTCGAGGCCGGGCCGTTCACCGTCGCGGTCGAGTTCGACGCGGAACACCTGGCGATGGCCGCCACCGTGGTGCCCGGGGTCGCGCGGATCGGGGAGCGGAAGGTGGCGTACACCAGCGCCACCATGTACGAGGGGATCAGGACGTTCAAGGCGGTCACCACGATCGCCTCCGCCGCCGTGGAGGAGCAGTATGGCTGA
- a CDS encoding SDR family NAD(P)-dependent oxidoreductase, which yields MADKRVVIVTGAGSGIGEATARLLSEGGHHVVASGRRAEPLRRLARETGALAYPSDVGEPDAADGLVQAALGAHGRVDGVVLNAGIGRGGAVGDLTLRDWDEVMRTNLTGPLLLLRAAIPHLLDSKGAVVAVASVSALRNGTSNAPYATSKAALLQLCRSVAVDYGRQGVRANIVCPGWVRTEMADRRMARFAEEADLRDGGVDAAYAEATRPLPQGRPGEPREIAEAIGWLLSPAASYVNGAVLTVDGGATALDPGALAFGFRIAPRGDEDSAASR from the coding sequence GTGGCGGACAAGCGAGTTGTCATCGTGACCGGCGCGGGCTCGGGTATCGGGGAGGCCACGGCGCGGCTGCTGAGCGAAGGGGGCCACCATGTGGTCGCCTCGGGCCGGAGGGCCGAACCCCTGCGACGCCTCGCGCGGGAGACCGGAGCGCTGGCGTATCCGTCCGATGTCGGGGAGCCCGACGCGGCCGACGGCCTCGTCCAGGCGGCCCTGGGCGCGCACGGCCGCGTCGACGGGGTGGTGCTGAACGCCGGAATCGGGCGCGGCGGAGCCGTCGGGGACCTGACGCTACGGGACTGGGACGAGGTGATGCGCACCAACCTCACCGGCCCGCTTCTGCTGCTGCGCGCGGCGATCCCGCATCTGCTGGATTCCAAGGGGGCGGTGGTCGCCGTCGCTTCGGTGTCCGCGCTGCGCAACGGCACCAGCAACGCCCCGTACGCCACCTCCAAGGCGGCCCTGCTCCAGCTCTGCCGCTCCGTGGCCGTCGACTACGGGCGGCAGGGGGTGCGGGCCAACATCGTGTGCCCCGGCTGGGTGCGGACCGAGATGGCCGACCGGCGCATGGCACGCTTCGCCGAGGAGGCGGACCTGCGGGACGGGGGCGTGGACGCCGCCTATGCGGAGGCGACCCGGCCGCTGCCCCAGGGGCGGCCGGGTGAGCCGCGCGAGATCGCGGAGGCGATCGGCTGGCTGCTGTCCCCGGCGGCGTCGTACGTCAACGGGGCGGTACTCACCGTGGACGGCGGTGCGACGGCCCTGGATCCGGGCGCTCTCGCCTTCGGGTTCCGCATCGCGCCCCGCGGTGACGAGGACTCCGCCGCTTCCCGGTGA
- a CDS encoding class I SAM-dependent methyltransferase yields MNVSDKYRSNWESYWSETSEQEGEAIWDCDPALSAEPHSALLLPHADPARTIVDLGCGNGTQTRYLATRFARAVGVDLSHAAVEHARRATPDDTVEFQQLDLTDTDAVRALHERLGDANVYMRAVIHQSEPEARPAVAAAVAEIIGSEGRAFVVELTSGSREVLRRAASQPSGPGPKLRRVFHHGLKPADADDAEIPRVLAESGLKIIADGETTLPQTEFLTDGTRIDLPARWFVLTGE; encoded by the coding sequence ATGAACGTCTCGGACAAGTACCGCAGCAACTGGGAGAGTTACTGGAGCGAGACCTCCGAGCAGGAGGGTGAGGCGATCTGGGACTGCGATCCCGCTCTCTCCGCCGAACCGCACAGCGCCCTGCTCCTGCCCCACGCGGACCCGGCGCGCACCATCGTCGACCTCGGCTGCGGCAACGGCACCCAGACCCGCTACCTCGCCACCCGGTTCGCGCGCGCCGTCGGCGTCGACCTCTCGCACGCCGCCGTCGAGCACGCCCGCCGCGCCACGCCGGACGACACCGTGGAGTTCCAGCAGCTCGACCTCACCGACACGGACGCCGTACGGGCCCTGCACGAGCGGCTCGGCGACGCCAACGTCTATATGCGGGCCGTCATCCACCAGAGTGAACCCGAGGCGCGGCCCGCGGTCGCCGCCGCCGTCGCCGAGATCATCGGCAGCGAGGGCCGCGCCTTCGTCGTCGAACTCACCTCCGGCTCCCGGGAGGTGCTGCGGCGCGCCGCGTCCCAGCCGAGCGGCCCGGGGCCCAAGCTGCGGCGCGTCTTCCACCACGGGCTCAAGCCCGCCGACGCCGACGACGCGGAGATCCCGCGCGTGCTCGCCGAGTCCGGTCTGAAGATCATCGCCGATGGCGAAACGACCCTGCCGCAGACCGAGTTCCTCACCGACGGCACCCGTATCGACCTGCCGGCCCGCTGGTTCGTACTCACCGGCGAATAG